One Thermoanaerobaculales bacterium DNA window includes the following coding sequences:
- a CDS encoding ABC transporter permease, producing the protein MSLRPSLRLALLELRRGWRRLAAAGIGIALAVASLVFLLALGLGLRATLLGEVLPLDRLEVAREATSLDLFGVRLPLGGDTLDSAAIERLQQIPGVRRVFPKMKLTVPAVASAGGWLLGSALQTELVVDGIDPGLVADEVGAAFQVTARALPAACADDRDCGDDAWCVPAGGPGAGSCRPYVPALVSHHLLELYNGSLRRVYHLPQLNPDKLIGATAELTVGASMVRGDAWGVAAQERVRLVGFSDRAIAFGLTLPLEVVRDLNARFSSSPAADAFHSAVLQLESPGSGAAVIAAVEELGLAVTDRGARRTAGLLALLMAIAALVGAAVLAVAATAVAHAFFIGVSGRRREIAVLRAIGATRGDIRGSVVTEAAAVGLAAGVLGVAAAAAGALLVDRLAVSWIADLPYRPDSLFRIEPWLVAGGLAVAIVAAVLGALPGARRSAARDPADTLSGP; encoded by the coding sequence ATGAGCCTGCGTCCGTCACTGCGGCTGGCCCTGCTCGAGCTGCGCCGGGGCTGGCGCCGGCTTGCGGCCGCCGGGATCGGCATCGCGCTCGCCGTGGCGTCGCTGGTCTTCCTGCTCGCCCTCGGCCTCGGCCTGCGCGCGACGCTCCTCGGCGAGGTGCTGCCACTCGACCGTTTGGAGGTGGCGAGGGAAGCGACGAGCCTCGACCTGTTCGGGGTCCGTCTGCCGCTCGGCGGTGACACCCTCGACAGCGCCGCGATCGAGCGGCTGCAGCAGATCCCGGGCGTGCGCCGGGTCTTCCCGAAGATGAAGCTGACCGTACCGGCGGTGGCGTCGGCGGGCGGCTGGCTGCTCGGCTCGGCGCTGCAGACCGAGCTGGTGGTCGACGGAATCGACCCCGGGCTGGTGGCCGACGAGGTGGGCGCGGCGTTCCAGGTGACGGCGCGGGCGTTGCCGGCGGCGTGCGCGGACGACCGCGACTGCGGCGACGACGCCTGGTGCGTGCCGGCCGGCGGTCCAGGGGCCGGCAGCTGCCGCCCCTACGTGCCCGCCCTCGTCTCGCACCACCTCCTCGAGCTGTACAACGGTTCGCTGCGGCGGGTCTACCATCTGCCCCAGCTCAACCCGGACAAGCTGATCGGCGCGACCGCCGAGCTGACGGTCGGCGCCTCGATGGTGCGTGGCGACGCCTGGGGCGTGGCGGCGCAGGAGCGGGTGCGGCTGGTCGGCTTCTCGGACCGGGCGATCGCCTTCGGCCTGACCCTGCCGCTCGAGGTCGTCCGCGACCTCAACGCCCGCTTCTCGTCGTCCCCAGCGGCCGACGCCTTCCACTCGGCGGTGCTCCAGCTCGAGTCGCCGGGGAGCGGGGCGGCGGTGATCGCCGCGGTGGAGGAGCTCGGACTCGCGGTCACCGACCGGGGCGCGCGCCGCACCGCAGGCCTGCTGGCGCTGCTGATGGCGATCGCGGCGCTGGTCGGCGCCGCAGTGCTGGCCGTGGCCGCGACCGCCGTTGCGCACGCGTTCTTCATCGGCGTGAGCGGCCGCCGGCGGGAGATTGCCGTGCTGCGGGCGATCGGTGCGACGCGCGGCGACATCCGCGGGTCGGTGGTCACCGAGGCGGCCGCGGTCGGGCTGGCGGCGGGAGTCCTCGGGGTGGCGGCGGCGGCTGCTGGCGCCCTCCTTGTCGACAGGCTCGCGGTGAGCTGGATCGCGGACCTGCCGTACCGCCCGGACAGCTTGTTCCGGATCGAGCCGTGGCTGGTGGCCGGCGGGCTGGCGGTCGCGATCGTGGCGGCGGTGCTGGGCGCGCTGCCGGGGGCACGGCGATCGGCGGCGCGGGACCCTGCTGACACCCTGTCCGGCCCCTGA
- a CDS encoding PhnD/SsuA/transferrin family substrate-binding protein: MIPPSSDRQKATTQPPAERGWQWLPRAGWLVVVGLLAVFVWGLDRRGRLESMGEQAVQMLFVPSVEQGTLVRRGDELARFVRADSGLTLRSQVPTSYAAVIQALGAGQADVAWIPPFAYVVANARYGAEARLQVVRSVDRYAIVVVRSSAGEPQRLEDLAGRRVAFSASVQGQLRTMVMERLDGAAPGWVEVAAGDDRDAVRLLVERQDGVDAAVSRHVYSAPHDLVGDGRKELEADRPGTLRETRVVDTTETAAPELSSVYYGCVLTRSDSGIHRLEDLQGRSFAFSDETSTSGHIFPRVLLQRSGIALGHVLFAGGHPNVVQAVYDGKVAAGATFYSPPSAINERDGTLVADARFLIVKNMKTAGERAAYLEQVRVLALTDPIPNDVCCVRRGFPEAVWQRFAASLDRFLATPDGQSAYYDLVAGVAAAPCSDADFDGFRSALRSSGVSAVSLLEAAEERLRGQREKAGGAR, from the coding sequence ATGATCCCGCCGTCTTCCGACCGTCAGAAGGCGACCACCCAGCCGCCCGCGGAGCGCGGCTGGCAGTGGCTGCCGCGCGCTGGCTGGCTGGTGGTCGTCGGGCTGCTGGCGGTCTTCGTGTGGGGCCTCGACCGCCGCGGCCGTCTCGAGTCGATGGGCGAGCAGGCCGTGCAGATGCTGTTCGTGCCGTCGGTCGAGCAGGGCACCCTGGTGCGGCGGGGCGACGAGCTGGCCCGCTTCGTCCGCGCCGACAGCGGCCTGACGCTCCGCTCCCAGGTCCCGACCTCGTACGCGGCCGTGATCCAGGCGCTGGGCGCGGGGCAGGCTGACGTCGCCTGGATCCCGCCCTTCGCCTATGTGGTCGCCAATGCCCGCTACGGCGCCGAGGCGCGGCTGCAGGTGGTGCGCTCGGTCGACCGCTACGCGATCGTCGTCGTCCGCTCGAGCGCCGGGGAGCCGCAGCGCCTCGAGGACCTGGCCGGACGCCGGGTCGCGTTTTCGGCGTCGGTGCAGGGGCAGCTGCGCACGATGGTGATGGAGCGCCTCGACGGGGCGGCTCCGGGCTGGGTCGAGGTCGCGGCCGGAGACGACCGGGATGCGGTTCGGCTTCTGGTGGAGCGACAAGACGGGGTCGACGCGGCGGTCAGCCGCCACGTCTACTCGGCGCCGCACGACCTGGTCGGCGACGGCCGCAAGGAGCTGGAGGCCGATCGGCCCGGCACGCTGCGCGAGACCCGGGTCGTGGACACCACCGAGACGGCGGCGCCGGAGCTGTCGAGCGTCTACTACGGTTGCGTGCTGACGCGCAGCGACAGCGGCATCCATCGCCTCGAGGATCTCCAGGGCAGGAGCTTCGCGTTCTCGGACGAGACCTCGACGTCGGGCCACATCTTCCCGCGCGTGCTGCTCCAGCGCAGCGGCATCGCCCTCGGCCACGTCCTGTTCGCGGGCGGCCACCCCAACGTGGTGCAGGCGGTGTACGACGGCAAGGTGGCGGCCGGTGCGACCTTCTACTCGCCGCCGTCGGCGATCAACGAGCGCGACGGCACCCTGGTCGCAGACGCCCGCTTCCTGATCGTCAAGAACATGAAGACCGCGGGAGAGCGAGCGGCCTACCTCGAGCAGGTGCGGGTCCTGGCGTTGACCGACCCGATCCCCAATGACGTGTGCTGCGTGAGGCGCGGCTTCCCCGAGGCGGTCTGGCAGCGGTTTGCGGCCTCGCTCGACCGCTTTCTGGCCACCCCGGACGGTCAGAGCGCCTACTACGACCTGGTGGCCGGCGTGGCGGCCGCGCCGTGCAGCGACGCCGACTTCGACGGCTTCCGGAGCGCTCTCCGGAGCTCGGGCGTCAGCGCGGTCAGCCTGCTCGAGGCGGCGGAGGAGCGGCTGCGCGGCCAGCGCGAGAAGGCCGGCGGTGCCCGGTGA
- the phnC gene encoding phosphonate ABC transporter ATP-binding protein → MTAAPTGPAVLLEGLGMVYPGGVRALAGVDLEVREGEFLAVLGLSGSGKSTLLRCINRLIDPSEGRVFIFGREVTALRGAELRALRRQVAMIFQQFNLVKRHSVLSNVLSGALGRSKLLPSLALAFPAAERERAVGCLERVGLADRAESRADALSGGQQQRVAIARALMQQPELILADEPVASLDPALRHSVMRHIEALNREEGLTVLCSLHDIDLVARYATRLVALRDGRLVWDGTPAGFDRATFKEIYGEEAEPASGSGMG, encoded by the coding sequence GTGACGGCAGCGCCGACCGGACCAGCGGTGCTCCTGGAAGGCCTGGGCATGGTCTACCCGGGGGGCGTGCGCGCGCTCGCGGGCGTCGACCTCGAGGTGCGGGAGGGCGAGTTCCTGGCGGTGCTGGGTCTTTCCGGCTCCGGCAAGTCGACCCTGCTGCGCTGCATCAACCGGCTGATCGACCCGAGCGAGGGCCGGGTCTTCATCTTCGGGCGCGAGGTGACGGCGCTGCGCGGCGCCGAGCTGCGCGCGCTTCGGCGCCAGGTCGCCATGATTTTCCAGCAGTTCAACCTGGTGAAACGCCACAGCGTGCTGAGCAACGTCCTGTCGGGGGCCCTCGGGCGCAGCAAGCTGCTGCCGAGCCTCGCGCTGGCGTTTCCGGCAGCCGAGCGCGAGCGCGCCGTCGGCTGCCTGGAGCGGGTGGGCCTCGCCGACCGCGCGGAGAGCCGGGCCGACGCCCTGTCCGGCGGCCAGCAGCAGCGGGTGGCGATCGCCCGCGCCCTCATGCAGCAGCCGGAGCTGATCCTCGCCGACGAGCCGGTGGCGTCGCTCGACCCCGCGCTGCGGCACTCCGTGATGCGCCACATCGAGGCCCTCAACCGCGAGGAGGGCCTGACCGTGCTCTGCTCGTTGCACGACATCGACCTGGTTGCCCGCTACGCCACCCGACTGGTGGCGCTGCGCGACGGCCGACTGGTGTGGGACGGCACGCCGGCCGGCTTCGACCGGGCCACCTTCAAGGAGATCTACGGTGAGGAGGCGGAACCGGCCTCGGGGTCGGGGATGGGATGA
- the phnE gene encoding phosphonate ABC transporter, permease protein PhnE → MAIDWALIAIAWLMVEFLALAFSGRRGPTGMLLTAEQILDLLHYAWALLGGLGLAAAWSALERVLGSSPGRSLTGGVPASEAELPWSQTVRGWFAAVFIELTFFTGWLITELELVTFLTKFGKAADIVRGLAHPSASVLHEGLILLVQTIFLAFMATAFAIPIAFVLAFPSARNLTRGSRLARIGYLVSRTVMNFVRAVEPLVWALIFISWVGIGPFAGVLALWVHSVAALTKLYSEQIESIDPGPMDAITATGASTLQVLRYGVVPQVIPPFLSFTIYRWDINVRMSTIIGFVGGGGIGYILKPRVDLGEWGEVGTLVLLIAATVWVMDILSAKIRERIV, encoded by the coding sequence GTGGCCATCGACTGGGCGCTGATCGCGATCGCCTGGCTGATGGTCGAGTTCCTTGCGTTGGCCTTCTCGGGCCGCCGCGGGCCGACCGGCATGCTGCTGACCGCCGAGCAGATCCTCGACCTCCTGCACTACGCGTGGGCGCTTCTCGGCGGCCTGGGGCTGGCCGCAGCATGGTCGGCGCTCGAGCGGGTGTTGGGCTCGTCGCCTGGACGCTCGCTGACCGGTGGGGTGCCGGCCTCGGAGGCCGAGCTGCCCTGGAGCCAGACCGTGCGCGGCTGGTTCGCGGCGGTCTTCATCGAGCTCACGTTCTTCACCGGCTGGCTGATCACCGAGCTCGAGCTGGTCACCTTCCTGACCAAGTTCGGCAAGGCGGCGGACATCGTGCGCGGCCTCGCCCATCCCTCGGCAAGCGTCCTCCACGAGGGCCTGATCCTGCTCGTGCAGACCATCTTCCTGGCCTTCATGGCGACCGCGTTCGCGATCCCGATCGCCTTCGTCCTCGCCTTCCCGTCGGCCCGCAACCTGACCCGCGGCAGCCGACTCGCCAGGATCGGCTACCTGGTCTCGCGCACCGTGATGAACTTCGTGCGCGCGGTCGAGCCGCTGGTGTGGGCGCTGATCTTCATCTCGTGGGTCGGCATCGGCCCCTTCGCCGGGGTGCTCGCGCTGTGGGTGCACTCGGTGGCGGCGCTGACCAAGCTCTACTCGGAGCAGATCGAATCGATCGATCCGGGGCCGATGGACGCGATCACCGCCACCGGCGCGAGCACCCTGCAGGTGCTGCGCTACGGCGTGGTGCCGCAGGTCATTCCGCCCTTCCTGTCCTTCACCATCTACCGCTGGGACATCAACGTCCGGATGTCGACCATCATCGGCTTCGTCGGCGGCGGCGGCATCGGCTACATCCTGAAGCCGCGGGTCGACCTCGGCGAGTGGGGCGAGGTCGGTACCCTGGTGCTGCTGATCGCGGCCACAGTTTGGGTCATGGACATCTTGAGCGCCAAGATCCGCGAGCGCATCGTCTGA